Proteins from a genomic interval of Niabella soli DSM 19437:
- a CDS encoding SMP-30/gluconolactonase/LRE family protein — MKRSTMYKDHIFQEFKGRAITLPQPFYTEGPVIDREGNLFVTNLKGGQILKIDKNGAATEWARTTCPNGQMINEKGDHLVCDSLEGAIKQFDKSGRLDKIAVRGLISGYRISCPNDLISDTNGGFFFTDSVRHCGIVGHVDRTGTARIIAKELDYPNGLAINPVRGQLYIAESYKNRILVADLRLPGSTPEVFCDLPVNPSGKKSGNLPDGLAVDCFYNLWVAHYGMSCLWVLNDRGMCIGKYETGIPLTSNVFMNDNWLLVTGGTGEPGPGMIKIVKMRRR, encoded by the coding sequence TTGAAGCGATCAACAATGTATAAAGATCATATTTTTCAGGAATTTAAGGGAAGAGCCATTACGCTTCCGCAACCTTTTTATACCGAAGGCCCGGTAATAGACAGGGAGGGCAATTTGTTTGTCACAAATCTGAAAGGAGGCCAAATCCTGAAAATTGACAAAAACGGGGCTGCCACAGAATGGGCACGGACCACTTGTCCGAACGGGCAGATGATTAATGAAAAGGGAGATCACCTGGTTTGTGATAGTCTGGAAGGGGCTATAAAACAATTTGATAAAAGCGGGAGGCTGGATAAAATAGCGGTGAGGGGCTTAATTTCCGGCTATAGGATCAGTTGCCCCAACGATCTGATCAGCGATACTAACGGGGGATTCTTTTTTACCGATTCGGTCCGGCATTGCGGTATTGTCGGACATGTGGATCGCACCGGCACAGCAAGGATCATCGCCAAAGAATTGGACTACCCTAACGGACTTGCGATCAACCCGGTCCGGGGCCAATTATATATTGCGGAAAGCTACAAAAACAGAATTCTGGTGGCCGACCTGCGACTGCCCGGAAGCACTCCGGAAGTTTTTTGCGATTTGCCGGTCAATCCTTCCGGGAAAAAAAGTGGCAACCTGCCGGATGGCCTGGCTGTGGATTGCTTTTACAATCTTTGGGTGGCACATTATGGAATGTCCTGCTTATGGGTTTTAAATGACAGGGGTATGTGCATTGGTAAATATGAAACGGGCATCCCCCTTACCTCTAATGTTTTTATGAATGATAACTGGTTATTGGTTACAGGAGGAACAGGCGAGCCCGGTCCGGGGATGATAAAAATTGTAAAAATGCGCAGAAGATGA
- a CDS encoding aldo/keto reductase, which yields MTSNFEISPLTLGTVSLGLNYGVFEGQRQPDKRTAVHLIDTAIKNGITCFDTAREYGTAETLLGELLSGTSVGQVSIVTKFKISKEAVGDFSLAKEQARSSVLASLQQLKLARLPFCLFHMVSDYNTDVVAEMLPGLFVSLKQEGLIGSGGISIDNLSELPRLAFLPEVSVLQLPLNIFDQRFPEDHPVWEQLEKENKIVFARSVFLKGLLLRNPSALTGNLQPAAFYLEGLAAFAKRCKMSIAQFCFSYVRNFKAIDSIVVGADNEAQLLENIGLMRTPPIPQQILEEAKFFFKDVPEQLLIPKNWKL from the coding sequence ATGACGAGTAATTTTGAAATTTCCCCATTAACACTCGGAACGGTTTCGCTGGGGCTTAACTACGGCGTTTTTGAAGGGCAGCGTCAGCCGGATAAGCGAACGGCGGTGCATTTGATCGATACCGCAATAAAAAACGGGATCACCTGTTTTGATACCGCCCGGGAATATGGAACAGCGGAAACACTGTTGGGCGAGCTGCTATCGGGGACTTCCGTGGGGCAGGTTTCGATTGTAACAAAGTTTAAAATATCGAAAGAGGCTGTAGGGGATTTTTCACTGGCGAAAGAACAGGCGCGCAGCAGTGTTTTAGCATCGCTTCAACAATTGAAGCTTGCCCGGCTGCCCTTTTGTTTATTTCATATGGTTTCAGATTATAACACAGATGTAGTTGCCGAAATGCTTCCGGGCCTTTTCGTTTCACTGAAGCAGGAGGGGCTGATCGGTTCCGGCGGTATTTCAATTGATAATCTGTCCGAGTTGCCGCGGCTGGCATTCCTTCCGGAAGTCAGCGTACTGCAACTGCCGCTTAATATTTTTGATCAGCGCTTCCCCGAAGATCATCCGGTTTGGGAGCAACTCGAAAAGGAAAATAAAATTGTTTTTGCACGGAGCGTCTTCTTAAAAGGACTGCTCCTCAGGAACCCCTCAGCACTTACCGGGAATTTACAGCCGGCTGCTTTTTACCTGGAAGGGCTAGCTGCTTTTGCAAAAAGATGCAAGATGAGCATTGCTCAATTCTGTTTTTCCTATGTACGGAATTTTAAAGCGATTGACAGTATCGTTGTGGGCGCCGATAATGAAGCCCAGCTCCTGGAGAATATTGGCTTAATGCGCACGCCCCCGATTCCGCAGCAAATTTTAGAAGAGGCGAAATTTTTTTTTAAGGATGTTCCGGAGCAGTTGCTTATTCCTAAAAATTGGAAATTGTAA
- a CDS encoding SDR family oxidoreductase, producing MNHLFSLEDKVVLITGGTGLFGKPMSLALAEAGAQVIIASRNMEACTRYAKELKGLGFKAAALPLDLKEESSITDCVAAILNTYKKIDILVNNAVSREGFKNLADLQKEEWENAQAVNATGLMLLTKAVLAHMCSRRRGNIINIGSIQGAVGPNFPVYGTTGMTSPVNYTYDKWALVGFTKWIANYYGKFNIRCNCLSPGGYGPGVNETYGETAFTTNYKQLTPLGRFANDNDIKGPIVFLASEASAYITGHNLLVDGGWTSW from the coding sequence ATGAATCATTTGTTTAGTCTTGAAGATAAAGTAGTGCTGATCACCGGCGGAACCGGTTTGTTTGGGAAACCGATGTCGCTGGCCCTGGCAGAAGCCGGGGCGCAGGTGATCATTGCTTCCCGGAATATGGAAGCCTGTACGCGTTATGCGAAGGAGTTGAAAGGATTGGGTTTCAAAGCGGCCGCCTTGCCGTTAGATCTTAAAGAGGAATCCTCAATTACTGATTGTGTTGCCGCAATACTCAATACCTATAAAAAGATTGACATATTGGTTAACAATGCGGTTTCAAGAGAAGGCTTTAAGAACCTGGCTGATCTGCAAAAAGAAGAATGGGAAAATGCACAGGCGGTAAATGCAACAGGGCTTATGCTGTTGACAAAAGCAGTGTTAGCGCATATGTGTTCCCGCCGCCGGGGCAATATTATAAATATAGGATCGATACAGGGAGCGGTCGGGCCTAATTTTCCGGTCTACGGCACAACCGGCATGACGAGCCCGGTTAATTATACTTATGATAAATGGGCGCTGGTCGGATTTACAAAATGGATTGCCAATTATTATGGGAAATTTAATATCCGCTGCAATTGTCTTAGCCCCGGAGGGTATGGCCCCGGTGTTAACGAAACTTATGGAGAGACGGCCTTTACGACGAATTATAAACAATTAACTCCACTGGGCAGATTCGCTAACGACAATGATATCAAAGGTCCGATCGTGTTCCTGGCTTCCGAAGCGTCTGCTTATATTACAGGGCACAATCTTTTGGTGGACGGGGGCTGGACAAGCTGGTAA
- a CDS encoding Kelch repeat-containing protein gives MEKKMFFICMLSMLLMNKGIAQVRLSYNLVPSIPDREGFAGMFAGVSNGFVVAAGGANFPDKMPWEGGSKMWYNDLFLFNKQTGQWGRSPVSLPGKRAYGVTASYNEKVILVGGSDEKKHYSEVYSIKVENSGIVLDSMASMPVALANMTGALAGDFLFVAGGTFGPDGGPVTTFLALDLKKNKWVQLPSWPGPERMNAVSAGVGNRFFIFSGIQTENSKEGVKRNVLDDGYCFSPILKNGELVGGNWHKIEKIPWGIAAGPGPAPVVQDRFVIFPGGLDNATAQHKDPLTHPGFISDILSYDTKLNRWSTIGHLPKTEMRLTAPVVAYDGSFWIINGEVKPGKRTPTVLSIKIK, from the coding sequence ATGGAAAAGAAAATGTTTTTTATTTGTATGTTATCCATGCTGTTAATGAACAAGGGCATTGCCCAGGTCCGGTTGAGCTATAATTTAGTGCCTTCGATTCCGGACAGGGAAGGCTTTGCAGGGATGTTCGCGGGCGTAAGCAATGGTTTTGTTGTAGCAGCGGGAGGCGCTAATTTTCCGGATAAGATGCCCTGGGAAGGAGGTAGTAAAATGTGGTATAACGACCTGTTCCTTTTTAATAAACAAACCGGCCAATGGGGAAGAAGCCCTGTTTCGCTTCCAGGAAAGCGCGCCTATGGAGTTACCGCCTCTTATAATGAAAAAGTAATTTTAGTGGGAGGGAGCGATGAAAAAAAACATTACAGTGAAGTTTATTCCATTAAAGTCGAGAATAGTGGGATAGTACTGGATTCGATGGCGTCGATGCCCGTTGCGCTGGCCAATATGACGGGTGCTCTTGCCGGCGATTTTTTGTTCGTTGCCGGGGGAACGTTTGGCCCTGATGGCGGTCCCGTTACTACTTTTTTAGCTCTGGATCTGAAAAAAAATAAGTGGGTCCAATTGCCATCCTGGCCGGGACCGGAACGTATGAACGCCGTGTCTGCGGGGGTAGGCAACCGTTTTTTTATTTTCAGTGGTATACAAACCGAAAATTCAAAAGAGGGTGTTAAGCGGAATGTTCTGGATGATGGATATTGTTTTTCGCCCATCCTTAAAAACGGTGAATTAGTGGGCGGTAATTGGCATAAAATTGAAAAGATCCCATGGGGCATTGCGGCGGGGCCTGGTCCGGCTCCGGTGGTTCAAGATCGCTTTGTGATCTTCCCCGGTGGGTTGGATAATGCCACGGCCCAGCATAAAGACCCGCTTACGCATCCGGGGTTTATTTCAGATATATTATCATATGACACAAAATTAAACAGGTGGAGTACAATTGGCCATCTTCCAAAAACGGAAATGCGGCTAACGGCGCCCGTTGTTGCGTATGACGGATCTTTTTGGATCATCAACGGAGAAGTAAAGCCTGGAAAGCGCACCCCTACGGTACTTTCGATAAAAATTAAATAA
- a CDS encoding aspartate aminotransferase family protein, with the protein MTRYQQSKQLLERAGKVLAGGVSSEFRKYNHPHALFYLSAKGSRIVDVDNNEYLDFTLSQGPMILGHSHPEVLEAVANYSVRGQLYAGQHLQELELAEKIAELIPSAERIRFCLDGSEAVQTALRVARAKTGKNKFLRFEGHYHGWLDNVAWGISAPDPEALGAVNDPVAFPWSQGIVPSTRDEFFICSWNNLKLLEEQLERHHHEIAAIITEPVMCNNGCIEPEDGFLKGMRKLCDQYGIALIFDEVITGFRLGLGGAQSFYNIVPDLSVFAKAMGSGYPISAIVGKYEWMELIEKSIVIHAGTMNSSCPMIAASLATLRVLERDNPYPQLFALGQRLMDGLRNAAKQSGQNLIVTGPGPMFVTAFGGGEMMRNYRDTLKTDRLKLSRFIAAMHDRNIRIIGRGLWYISAAHTEEDIDHAIKIATEVLSGL; encoded by the coding sequence ATGACCAGGTATCAGCAGTCGAAACAATTATTGGAGCGTGCGGGTAAAGTGCTTGCAGGAGGCGTTTCCTCAGAGTTTAGAAAATATAATCATCCTCATGCCTTGTTTTATTTATCCGCAAAAGGCAGCCGTATTGTGGATGTTGATAACAATGAATATTTAGATTTTACATTAAGCCAGGGACCGATGATCCTGGGACATTCCCATCCCGAAGTGCTGGAAGCCGTCGCCAATTATTCGGTCCGGGGGCAACTTTATGCTGGTCAGCATTTACAGGAATTGGAGCTTGCGGAGAAAATCGCGGAGCTCATCCCTTCTGCGGAACGGATCCGTTTTTGCCTCGACGGGTCGGAGGCTGTGCAAACGGCCTTGCGGGTGGCAAGAGCAAAAACAGGGAAAAATAAATTTTTAAGATTTGAGGGACATTATCACGGGTGGCTGGATAATGTGGCCTGGGGCATATCCGCACCAGATCCGGAAGCACTGGGAGCGGTGAACGATCCTGTTGCCTTCCCCTGGTCGCAGGGGATCGTTCCGTCCACAAGGGACGAGTTCTTTATTTGTTCCTGGAATAACCTGAAGTTGCTTGAAGAGCAATTGGAACGCCATCATCACGAGATTGCGGCGATCATTACCGAGCCGGTTATGTGTAACAACGGTTGTATAGAGCCTGAAGACGGCTTTCTCAAAGGAATGAGGAAGTTGTGCGATCAATATGGGATTGCCTTAATTTTTGATGAAGTGATTACCGGTTTCAGGCTGGGTTTGGGCGGGGCGCAGTCTTTTTATAATATCGTTCCTGATCTGTCTGTTTTTGCAAAAGCGATGGGGAGCGGCTATCCTATAAGCGCCATTGTAGGTAAATATGAATGGATGGAGCTGATCGAAAAATCGATCGTAATACATGCGGGTACGATGAACTCCAGTTGCCCGATGATAGCAGCCTCGCTGGCTACATTGCGGGTATTGGAGCGGGACAATCCCTATCCGCAACTATTTGCTTTAGGCCAGCGCCTGATGGACGGACTGCGGAATGCGGCAAAACAATCAGGACAAAACCTGATCGTTACCGGCCCGGGCCCTATGTTTGTAACCGCTTTTGGAGGAGGGGAGATGATGCGGAATTACCGGGATACGCTAAAAACGGACCGGCTCAAATTGTCGCGGTTTATAGCAGCGATGCACGATCGAAATATCCGGATCATCGGAAGAGGACTTTGGTATATCAGTGCAGCACATACAGAAGAGGATATTGATCATGCCATTAAAATAGCCACTGAGGTATTATCGGGCTTATAA
- a CDS encoding spinster family MFS transporter: MSIGNNRKRAWMVVGLLFVIALLNYIDRTMITTMRTSIVTAIPMTDAEFGLLTAVFLWVYGAFSPIAGFLADRFSRSKVILLSLLIWSVVTWMTAYASSYHELLLTRALMGLSEACYMPAALALIMDYHKGNTRSLATGIHMAGIMTGQSLGFLGGWIAESHRWNTAFFVFGSFGVTYTILLFFILKDAPTQLKTDKAPEETKANFLQALKTLFGKRSYMLLVVFFALVSVMAWLVVGWLPTYFQEKFHLSQTEAGVYATGCVSAAAIVGVLAGGVLADLWSRRNRRARIWVPAIGLAIAAPAVFLASYATALAVAVVCFVVYAFTKSFTDTNTMPILSMIVDDRYRATGYGILNFCGTLVGGLGLYFGGALRDAHIPLGTIYQSAAVLIVLAALAVISIKGKATE; this comes from the coding sequence ATGAGCATAGGGAATAATAGGAAGAGGGCCTGGATGGTTGTGGGGCTCCTGTTTGTAATTGCCCTGCTGAATTATATCGACCGCACGATGATTACAACCATGCGCACTTCTATTGTAACGGCTATCCCAATGACCGATGCAGAGTTTGGATTGCTGACGGCAGTGTTTCTGTGGGTATATGGTGCCTTTAGCCCCATTGCGGGTTTTCTTGCAGATCGGTTTAGCAGAAGTAAAGTAATACTGCTGAGCTTGTTGATCTGGTCGGTTGTCACCTGGATGACTGCCTATGCAAGTTCCTATCATGAGTTGTTGCTGACGCGGGCTTTAATGGGGCTAAGTGAAGCCTGTTATATGCCGGCAGCCCTGGCGCTGATCATGGATTATCATAAAGGAAATACCCGGTCGTTGGCGACAGGTATCCATATGGCAGGGATTATGACTGGGCAAAGTTTAGGTTTTTTAGGCGGCTGGATTGCTGAAAGTCATCGCTGGAATACTGCTTTTTTTGTATTCGGCAGCTTTGGTGTTACCTATACCATATTGTTGTTCTTTATTTTGAAGGATGCGCCAACACAATTAAAAACTGATAAGGCGCCGGAGGAAACAAAGGCGAATTTCTTGCAGGCGCTGAAAACACTTTTTGGGAAACGATCTTATATGCTGCTGGTTGTATTTTTTGCCCTGGTAAGTGTGATGGCCTGGCTGGTAGTAGGTTGGCTACCTACTTATTTCCAGGAAAAATTTCATCTTTCTCAAACGGAAGCCGGGGTATACGCAACGGGTTGTGTTTCTGCTGCAGCCATAGTGGGGGTGCTCGCGGGCGGAGTATTAGCTGATCTGTGGAGCCGGCGTAACAGGAGGGCCCGCATATGGGTGCCGGCAATTGGTCTGGCTATCGCGGCTCCGGCGGTATTCCTGGCAAGTTACGCAACGGCGTTGGCCGTTGCGGTGGTTTGTTTTGTAGTGTACGCATTTACAAAATCTTTTACAGATACGAATACGATGCCCATATTAAGTATGATTGTTGATGACCGGTATCGTGCCACAGGATACGGTATTCTGAATTTCTGCGGCACGCTGGTGGGTGGGCTTGGATTATATTTTGGAGGCGCCTTACGCGATGCGCATATTCCGCTGGGCACTATTTATCAAAGTGCTGCAGTCTTAATTGTACTGGCGGCACTGGCCGTCATAAGTATTAAGGGAAAAGCTACAGAATAG
- a CDS encoding alpha/beta hydrolase-fold protein, protein MKAAIRSFNFLGVFIFCMIFINAAKAQLDTIPASDNKAFLINSKTLNEQRSIWVHLPEGYYATTQTYPTLYLLDGEGHFRYVSELVDYLSSYDRNRIPQMIVVAILNIDRTRDFTPIHSLLFGGKVDSTLMRTTGGGAKFLQFIQTEVVPFVDSNFRVQPYRILAAHSLGGTFGAYAKEAAPNLFKSMILMSPAIYGGNSEILRRFKPFLQRHQNLSGKIFISIGNENMQTVDTLISQIKMYAPKTLAWQFRQYKEENHFSVTYKSMYDALKFIYQDWFIDNYDTTKLSYKDIELHFARLSREFGYTIYPTEELMNNAGYKQLNTGNIDAAIEIFRKNLINFPNSWNAFDSMGEAYLKKGEKRLAIKNYERSITLNPNNEAGKKILTELKNEK, encoded by the coding sequence ATGAAAGCAGCAATTAGATCTTTTAATTTCCTGGGCGTATTTATTTTCTGTATGATATTTATAAATGCGGCTAAAGCACAATTAGATACCATTCCGGCAAGCGACAACAAAGCCTTTTTAATAAATTCTAAAACGCTTAACGAGCAGCGCAGTATTTGGGTACATTTACCAGAAGGCTATTACGCAACCACACAGACATACCCCACGTTATACCTGCTTGATGGCGAAGGACATTTTAGGTATGTTTCTGAACTTGTAGATTATCTTTCAAGCTATGACAGAAACAGGATTCCCCAAATGATAGTAGTTGCTATTCTGAATATTGATCGTACAAGAGATTTTACGCCAATTCATTCTTTGCTTTTTGGAGGAAAAGTCGACAGCACGTTGATGAGAACAACCGGTGGTGGCGCCAAATTTTTGCAATTTATTCAAACCGAAGTTGTTCCTTTTGTAGACAGCAATTTTAGAGTGCAACCTTATCGCATTCTCGCAGCGCACTCTTTGGGCGGAACTTTTGGTGCATATGCCAAGGAAGCCGCTCCTAATCTGTTTAAATCAATGATTCTTATGAGCCCTGCTATTTACGGAGGTAACAGCGAAATACTTCGCCGGTTCAAGCCATTTCTGCAAAGGCATCAAAATCTTTCGGGAAAAATATTTATATCAATCGGCAATGAAAACATGCAAACAGTAGATACACTTATCAGCCAGATAAAAATGTATGCACCCAAGACCTTGGCATGGCAATTTCGGCAATATAAAGAAGAAAACCATTTTTCCGTTACTTATAAAAGTATGTATGATGCACTTAAATTTATTTACCAGGATTGGTTTATTGATAACTACGATACAACAAAGCTATCTTACAAAGACATAGAATTGCATTTTGCCAGGTTATCGAGAGAATTTGGCTACACAATTTACCCTACCGAAGAGCTCATGAACAACGCAGGGTATAAACAACTTAATACCGGGAATATTGATGCTGCAATAGAAATATTCAGGAAAAATCTCATCAATTTCCCAAATTCATGGAATGCATTTGATAGTATGGGAGAAGCCTATTTGAAAAAAGGAGAAAAGCGCTTAGCAATAAAGAATTACGAAAGATCTATTACGTTGAATCCTAATAATGAAGCTGGCAAAAAAATATTAACGGAATTGAAAAATGAAAAATAG
- a CDS encoding GIY-YIG nuclease family protein, producing the protein MGSIPILATQLLKGSFFYVMIYTVYILFAPQYNKHYTGFTTDLELRLKSHNEFGKDWTARYRPWKLIYTKEFDTKALAMAFEKWLKTGVGRDFVKTLPH; encoded by the coding sequence ATGGGTTCAATTCCCATCCTCGCTACACAGCTCCTGAAAGGGAGCTTTTTTTATGTTATGATCTACACCGTTTATATTTTGTTTGCGCCACAATATAACAAGCATTACACCGGCTTTACTACTGACCTGGAATTAAGATTAAAATCGCACAACGAATTTGGAAAAGACTGGACCGCCCGATACCGGCCCTGGAAACTGATCTATACAAAAGAATTTGACACTAAAGCTTTGGCAATGGCCTTTGAAAAGTGGTTAAAAACCGGTGTGGGACGCGACTTCGTTAAAACGCTTCCCCATTAA
- the ytxJ gene encoding bacillithiol system redox-active protein YtxJ, with the protein MEWINLENEEQLAAIDALSFERPQLIFKHSTRCSISSVIKNRLNKGELPAGIDFYFLDLIAYRAVSNQIAEKYGIRHESPQVLLIKDGKCVYNESHSAVYMEDILDAAG; encoded by the coding sequence ATGGAATGGATCAACCTGGAAAATGAAGAACAATTAGCAGCAATTGATGCCCTTTCTTTTGAAAGGCCACAATTAATTTTCAAGCACAGCACCCGTTGTTCGATAAGCTCGGTTATCAAAAACCGGCTAAACAAAGGCGAATTGCCAGCGGGAATCGATTTTTATTTCCTGGATCTCATCGCCTATCGTGCGGTTTCAAATCAAATAGCGGAAAAATACGGGATCCGGCATGAATCGCCGCAGGTATTGCTGATAAAAGACGGGAAATGCGTTTATAACGAAAGTCATAGCGCTGTTTACATGGAAGACATCCTGGATGCTGCCGGCTAA
- a CDS encoding YebC/PmpR family DNA-binding transcriptional regulator, giving the protein MGRIFEVRKATMFARYDRMAKQFTRIGKEIAIAVKAGGPDPHTNAALRRCMQNAKSVNMPKDRVEAAIKRAQGKEMENFDEILYEGYGPHGVAVLVETATDNHVRTVANVKSHFNKGGGTLGNSGSVAFQFNKMGVFKLNPAGLNAEDLELELIDAGLEELGESTDENGKDILVARVAFNDFGNMQKALEERNITPISAEVEWIPSTTVPVTDEQAEEVSKLIERLEQDDDVQKVFHNMQ; this is encoded by the coding sequence ATGGGAAGGATATTTGAAGTTCGTAAAGCTACCATGTTTGCCCGCTACGATCGGATGGCAAAGCAGTTTACACGTATTGGCAAGGAGATCGCTATTGCCGTAAAAGCGGGTGGGCCCGATCCGCATACCAACGCCGCATTGCGCCGCTGTATGCAGAATGCGAAAAGCGTGAATATGCCCAAGGACCGCGTGGAAGCGGCGATCAAGCGGGCTCAGGGAAAGGAAATGGAGAATTTTGATGAGATCCTTTATGAAGGATACGGACCGCACGGCGTGGCTGTTTTGGTAGAAACCGCTACAGATAATCATGTGCGGACAGTAGCCAATGTAAAATCGCATTTTAACAAAGGCGGCGGTACCCTTGGAAACAGCGGCAGCGTGGCATTCCAGTTCAACAAGATGGGTGTATTTAAATTAAATCCCGCAGGCCTGAATGCCGAAGACCTGGAGCTGGAACTGATTGATGCCGGATTGGAAGAACTGGGAGAAAGCACCGATGAAAACGGCAAAGATATACTGGTAGCGCGTGTGGCCTTTAATGATTTCGGCAATATGCAAAAAGCGCTGGAAGAAAGAAACATTACGCCTATCAGCGCGGAAGTAGAATGGATCCCTTCCACTACGGTACCGGTAACGGACGAACAGGCGGAGGAAGTAAGTAAACTGATTGAGCGCCTGGAGCAGGATGATGATGTGCAGAAGGTTTTTCATAACATGCAATAA